The Dehalococcoidales bacterium DNA window AAGGGCCAGCCCTTGTTCCGCGCGAAATCAAGGGCATTAGAGAGCTTACGCCCGTGCTGCTCACCGAAGGTACCTGCCAGGGCGGTGTAGTCCTCCGCCATGGTAACGACGTACCTGCCGTTCACCTTGCCGAAGCCGGTGATGATGCCGTCGGCGGGTATCTCTCTCTTGTCCAGCCCGAAAGCGGTCGTCCTGTGCTTGATAAAGAGCCCTATCTCGGTGAAGGTACCCGCGTCAAAGAGGTAGTCTATCCTCTCCCGGGCACTCAGTTGACCGGCCTGATGGCGCTTTTCAATGGCGGCGTCGCCGCCCATCTCCAGTATCTTCTGGCGCTTCTGTTTGTACTGCTCTATCAGCTCTTCGGTTGTTGACATTTCGCGCATTCTCCTTTTCACCGGGCAGTGCCGGTCTGGTCTCAGCTAGATAAGCCCCATTTTCTCCTTGGCTTCGCGCAGGGTCTCCCTGGCGATGATGCGGGCACGTGCGGAACCATCGGAGAGGATGTCAGCAATATACTGCGGTTTCGCCGCGAGTTCGGAGCGTTTCTCCCGGAACGGTGCCAGTTCTGCGTTGATGCGCTCGGCCAGCAGTTTCTTGCAGTCAACGCAGCCAATCTCGGCAGTACGACACTGCTCGGCGATGGAGTCTTTCTCGTCGGTGCTGAAGTACTCGTGGAGCTTGTAGATAGCGCATATCTCCGGGTGTCCCGGGTCGTTCCGGTAGCGGCGTGCCGGGTCGGTGACCGCCGTCATGATTCGCTGCCTGGTCTCCTCCGTGGTAGCGGCAATGTCTATGCCATTGTCCAGCGTGGCGCTCATCTTCTCTTTGCCGTCCAGTCCTACGACGAGGGGAAACTCGGTCAGCTTGGCCTGGGGTTCGGGGAAGGTGTCCCCGAACCGGCTGTTGAAACGGCGGACAATCTCCCGGGCCAGTTCGATATGGGGCAGCTGGTCTTCACCGACGGGTATGGCGTTTGCCTTGTAGAGAATGATGTCGGCCGTCATCAGCACCGGATAGCCCACCAGCCCGTAGTTAACGTTCTCCGGTTGGGTCTTCACCTTCTCCTTGAATGTTGGTACGCGC harbors:
- the trpS gene encoding tryptophan--tRNA ligase, translated to MMKRVFSGARPTGRQHIGNYLGALRNYVALQDEYDCIYCIVDIHALTSMEDTGKLQHYIRETLLDWLAAGLDPEKSILFVQSHVPEVMELHTLLGMVTPISWLMRVPTFKEKVKTQPENVNYGLVGYPVLMTADIILYKANAIPVGEDQLPHIELAREIVRRFNSRFGDTFPEPQAKLTEFPLVVGLDGKEKMSATLDNGIDIAATTEETRQRIMTAVTDPARRYRNDPGHPEICAIYKLHEYFSTDEKDSIAEQCRTAEIGCVDCKKLLAERINAELAPFREKRSELAAKPQYIADILSDGSARARIIARETLREAKEKMGLI